The following proteins are co-located in the Acanthochromis polyacanthus isolate Apoly-LR-REF ecotype Palm Island chromosome 7, KAUST_Apoly_ChrSc, whole genome shotgun sequence genome:
- the LOC127534723 gene encoding uncharacterized protein LOC127534723: MFSARLGGLMVLCESKEKIKADNVPPEVHPGEEQEAWPIVIISEKTVTDDDFSVKLTSLLQAEGKTVEDVQALFPGQSPAPSSTEAILRAVGDLLDKAAKPAAESGSYRRLRIFSGTLPTPAGEESFDHWLEQANLMVAESDCPEKEKRRRIMESVKGPAMEILKAVRLSDPDVSPQHCIEALESAFGTAESGDDLYFSFRLMQQQSGEKLSDFLRRLERSLTKVIQKSGLPVSQIDRARVEQLLRGAVTSDLMLIRLRLRERKNNPPNFLELLSEVRSEEEYEASRAKLTPSVHSMHVKQDVDGKQAEIQTLKADIKEIKSMFAAMATKSQPTETERNVEAPAETWHAPEKKAESEVAALKKQVKRLQQKLNNKRTHIDTPAAVMAVETSRPDQNTSRRFRNDPDEYFCYKCGEPGHIAGQCRNPENPSKVIQKLIQSLKKAKDAHQPTTGEQAAKNVVCNAKRSAVDLLRSRNISPGLIGPPSIEPVRVNGHPCDALLDSGSQVTIIFEQWYSMYLPDVPIQPVEGLDIWILSESECTYPYRGYVVVEMEFPKKVVGTPATILVLTLICPTPRGPDQTPIIVGTNAKASLPQCLAKLSEEISGEDTATTLNLQGAVTAEKSESSDLDVGEEDQEVGQVKWLGPGSLSLPPGASHLVDASVEFSQPVDKEILMLDVSPTDPLPAGVLLQPMVVPSYAMDSSKVTLLLQNESLKEVLIPVGTILGHLFLTDIITNIPKTDQPTDKFDPSQIDFGDSPIPESWKNRLRDKLAQRSDVFSLDEWDVGLAKDVEHSIRLADDRPFQERSRRLAPADIDDVRRHLQELLAAGIIKESRSPYASPIVIARKKSGKVRMCIDYCTLNRRTIPDQYTTPRIDDALDCLSGSRWFTVLDLRSGYYQIPMKEQDKEKTAFICPLGFYQSERMPQGITGAPATFQRLMEKAVGDMNLLQVLVYLDDLIVFGRTLEEHEERLLKVLDRLREVGLKVSIDKCQFCQPSVKYVGHIVSAEGVATDPAKIEAVTTWPQPTDLKSLRSFLGFCGYYRRFIANYSSIVRPLTDLTKGYAPTQRGKKSAKEQKTYLKETEPFGERWDQECTDAFHKIIYCLTHAPVLAFADPNKPYVLHVDACLSGLGAVLYQEYPEGLKPVAFASRKLTVSEKNYPIHQLEFLSLKWAVVDKFHDYLYGARFTVRTDNNPLTYVLTTAKLNATGHRWLASLSTYDFDILYRPGRHNVDVDLLSRQETDEWETIPLAGVQSICKHAVLQNSTTTSPTYVEQLGATPESIPDIFAFPTRLDVCSLGQLTRSELVDAQANDAVIGPAIQALRQGRWSQEVAASTELAVIKKEMGKLALKDELLHRLSKKQSGEEVAQLVLPEVFRSTVLKSMHDDFGHLGVERTLDLIRARVYWPKMAVDIEQYIKNCGECITRKTPGQRASPLHQIVSSGPMDLVCIDFLSVEPDSKGIANV; this comes from the coding sequence ATGTTCAGTGCTAGGCTAGGGGGGTTGATGGTGCTGTGTGAGAGCAAAGAGAAAATTAAGGCTGACAATGTTCCACCTGAGGTGCATCCTGGGGAAGAGCAAGAAGCATGGCCCATAGTCATCATTAGTGAAAAGACAGTTACAGATGATGATTTTAGTGTTAAGTTAACCTCTTTATTGCAAGCTGAGGGAAAGACAGTAGAAGATGTGCAGGCTCTTTTTCCTGGTCAAAGCCCAGCTCCTTCATCCACCGAAGCTATTCTACGTGCTGTGGGCGATTTGCTAGACAAAGCAGCTAAACCAGCGGCTGAGAGTGGAAGCTATCGTCGTCTTCGCATCTTTTCTGGCACGTTACCAACCCCTGCCGGTGAAGAATCTTTTGATCATTGGTTGGAGCAAGCAAACTTGATGGTGGCCGAGAGTGATTgtcctgaaaaagaaaaaaggagaaggaTTATGGAAAGTGTTAAAGGCCCAGCAATGGAGATTCTTAAAGCAGTCAGATTATCTGATCCTGATGTCAGCCCACAGCATTGCATAGAAGCTCTTGAAAGTGCGTTTGGGACTGCTGAATCTGGAGATGATCTGTATTTCTCTTTTCGCCTTATGCAGCAACAATCAGGAGAAAAGCTGTCGGACTTCTTGAGGAGACTGGAACGTTCTTTGACCAAAGTCATCCAGAAAAGTGGATTGCCGGTTTCTCAAATTGATCGAGCCCGTGTGGAGCAGCTTCTCCGTGGTGCTGTGACATCTGATCTCATGTTAATCCGACTGAGActaagagagagaaaaaacaatccTCCAAATTTCTTGGAACTGCTAAGTGAGGTTCGCAGTGAAGAAGAATACGAAGCTTCTCGTGCCAAGTTGACTCCATCAGTTCATTCCATGCATGTAAAACAGGACGTCGATGGAAAACAAGCTGAGATTCAAACTTTAAAGGCTGatattaaagaaataaagtcaATGTTCGCAGCCATGGCGACAAAGTCTCAAcctacagaaacagaaagaaatgttgAAGCACCTGCAGAGACCTGGCACGCACCTGAGAAGAAGGCCGAATCAGAAGTTGCAGcactgaaaaaacaagtgaaaagactgcaacaaaaactcaacaaCAAAAGGACTCACATAGACACTCCAGCTGCTGTCATGGCAGTTGAGACATCGCGTCCGGATCAAAATACTTCCAGAAGGTTCCGCAATGACCCTGATGAGTACTTCTGTTACAAGTGTGGTGAACCTGGACATATTGCTGGACAATGCAGAAACCCTGAAAACCCAAGCAAAGTTATCCAGAAGCTAATTCAGTCTCTTAAAAAAGCCAAAGATGCCCACCAGCCCACTACAGGTGAGCAAGCAGCCAAAAATGTTGTCTGTAATGCCAAGAGAAGTGCCGTAGATTTACTGAGATCCAGAAATATCTCCCCAGGCTTAATAGGGCCCCCATCCATTGAGCCAGTGAGAGTTAATGGACATCCATGTGATGCTCTGTTAGACAGTGGGTCCCAGGTGACCATTATCTTTGAGCAGTGGTATAGCATGTACCTGCCAGATGTTCCTATCCAGCCAGTAGAGGGTTTGGATATTTGGATTTTAAGTGAGTCTGAGTGCACCTACCCTTACAGAGGTTATGTTGTTGTTGAGATGGAGTTTCCAAAGAAGGTGGTGGGTACTCCAGCAACCATTCTAGTTTTAACTCTGATCTGCCCAACCCCAAGAGGTCCAGATCAAACACCCATTATTGTTGGGACCAATGCTAAGGCAAGCCTCCCCCAATGTTTAGCCAAACTGTCTGAGGAGATATCTGGGGAAGACACAGCCACTACACTTAACCTACAGGGTGCTGTTACTGCTGAGAAGTCAGAATCCAGTGATCTGGATGTTGGGGAGGAAGATCAGGAGGTTGGACAGGTGAAGTGGTTAGGGCCTGGTTCCCTCTCGCTACCCCCAGGGGCTAGTCATCTTGTTGATGCTAGTGTTGAGTTCAGTCAGCCAGTAGACAAAGAAATCCTGATGCTAGATGTTTCCCCAACTGACCCCCTTCCAGCAGGTGTGCTGCTGCAGCCCATGGTTGTGCCGAGCTATGCAATGGACTCCAGCAAAGTAACCCTCCTGCTACAGAACGAGTCTTTGAAAGAGGTGCTCATTCCAGTTGGGACCATTCTAGGTCATCTGTTCCTGACAGACATCATAACAAACATCCCCAAAACAGACCAACCAACAGATAAGTTTGATCCAAGCCAGATTGACTTTGGTGACTCGCCAATACCAGAGAGCTGGaaaaacagactcagagacaaGTTAGCACAGAGATCCGATGTCTTCTCTCTCGATGAGTGGGATGTGGGATTAGCTAAGGATGTCGAGCACAGCATAAGGCTTGCAGATGATCGACCCTTCCAAGAACGATCTCGACGTCTTGCCCCAGCTGACATTGACGATGTCAGACGCCACCTCCAAGAGCTTCTAGCTGCTGGCATCATCAAGGAGTCGAGAAGCCCCTATGCATCACCAATTGTGATCGCTAGGAAAAAGAGTGGGAAAGTGCGTATGTGCATCGATTATTGCACCCTCAATCGACGCACCATTCCGGATCAATACACCACTCCTAGGATCGACGATGCTCTGGACTGCCTATCCGGAAGTCGCTGGTTCACCGTGTTAGATTTAAGGAGTGGTTACTATCAGATCCCGATGAAAGAACAAGACAAAGAGAAGACTGCTTTCATCTGCCCACTGGGGTTTTACCAATCCGAGAGAATGCCACAAGGCATCACAGGGGCTCCAGCAACCTTTCAACGGTTAATGGAAAAAGCCGTGGGTGACATGAACCTCCTCCAGGTGTTGGTCTACTTGGATGATCTGATTGTCTTTGGGAGGACATTGGAGGAACACGAGGAGAGACTATTGAAGGTCCTGGACAGACTGCGTGAAGTTGGACTCAAGGTTTCAATTGACAAATGTCAATTTTGTCAACCAAGTGTTAAATATGTCGGACACATAGTCTCAGCAGAAGGTGTAGCAACCGATCCTGCCAAGATCGAGGCCGTCACCACCTGGCCTCAGCCCACAGACCTGAAGTCCTTGAGGTCGTTTCTTGGATTCTGCGGTTACTACCGTAGATTCATAGCCAACTATTCCTCCATTGTCAGACCCCTCACAGATCTAACTAAAGGCTATGCTCCAACACAGCGTGGCAAGAAATCTGCTAAAGAACAGAAAACTTACCTCAAAGAGACTGAGCCATTTGGTGAGAGGTGGGACCAAGAGTGCACCGACGCGTTCCACAAAATCATCTACTGCCTCACCCATGCTCCAGTGCTGGCATTTGCTGATCCTAACAAGCCATATGTCCTGCATGTTGATGCCTGTCTGTCCGGGTTAGGCGCCGTCCTTTACCAGGAATATCCTGAGGGATTGAAGCCTGTAGCTTTCGCTAGTAGAAAGTTAACTGTGTCAGAGAAGAACTACCCCATTCACCAACTGGAGTTCCTGTCTCTGAAATGGGCAGTCGTGGATAAATTTCATGACTACTTATATGGAGCCAGATTCACTGTACGGACTGACAACAATCCACTCACGTATGTGCTTACCACAGCGAAACTCAATGCCACTGGACATCGCTGGCTAGCCTCTTTGTCCACATATGACTTTGACATTCTGTACAGACCAGGTCGACACAATGTTGATGTAGATCTGTTGTCAAGACAAGAGACAGATGAATGGGAGACCATACCTCTGGCAGGTGTTCAGTCTATCTGTAAGCATGCTGTGTTGCAGAACTCAACCACGACATCACCTACATATGTAGAACAGCTAGGAGCTACTCCTGAGAGTATCCCAGATATCTTTGCTTTTCCCACTCGCTTAGATGTGTGTTCTTTAGGTCAACTCACCCGCTCAGAACTTGTAGATGCTCAAGCCAATGATGCAGTGATAGGACCAGCAATCCAGGCATTGAGGCAGGGTCGTTGGTCTCAGGAAGTTGCAGCTAGCACAGAGTTAGCAGTAATTAAGAAAGAGATGGGGAAGCTAGCATTGAAGGATGAGTTGCTCCATCGTCTCAGCAAGAAGCAATCAGGCGAAGAGGTCGCACAGCTAGTTCTTCCTGAGGTGTTTAGGAGTACTGTGTTGAAATCCATGCATGACGATTTTGGGCACTTAGGTGTAGAACGAACTCTTGACCTAATCAGAGCCAGGGTCTATTGGCCCAAAATGGCAGTAGACATAGAACAGTACATAAAGAACTGTGGAGAGTGCATCACACGTAAAACTCCAGGTCAGAGAGCCTCTCCATTACACCAGATAGTGAGCAGTGGACCAATGGATTTGGTCTGTATAGACTTTCTTTCAGTAGAACCAGACTCAAAAGGCATAGCTAATGTGTGA